Within Streptomyces sp. NBC_00704, the genomic segment GTCCCGGCCGGGCCGCTCACTCCCCGCTCCAGCAGGCCGCGGCCGAACGTCCAGGTGACCGGCTCGCCCTCCAGGGAGACCTCCGGCGGGAAGTCGACGTGCACGGCGAACGGCTCGGCGGAGTCGTAGCGGAGCGTGGCGGGCACGGGCAGCTCCTGGTCCTCCGCGGTGATCAGACGCGCGTGGACGGCCTGTTCCAGAGTGATGTCCATGCATGTACGACCTCGCAAGGGGCTTTCGCATTACGCGAAAGCGCGGTCCAATTATTGTGACCTGCATCACAGCAGTTGCGGCAGAGAGCGCAGCCTCGCGAAACGGAGAACACAGGGCCGTCGAACACATGACTGACGGTCTCCCCCGCTCCCCCACCCGTCCCTCAAGTCACGTACGCCACATACGACTTGGGGCCGACCGGAACCTCCCGGAGGGCGGTCCTCCGCACCGCCCGAGGGACAGTGGCATATGCCAGAAGCACCACCGAATCGGGTGTTGCCAAAGCACTTACACGTCGTCGCGCGCTGTGCAACAGTCGTGACGGCCGTTGTGTCAGCCCTCGTCGAACCGTCCCGTATCGGAGTGCGTCATGCCGCCCCATGTCTCCGCGGACCGCTCAGCCGCCCAGCCGCCAGGACGCGGCCCGGTGGACGCGCTGATCACGCAGACGCGACGACTCAAGGGCGACATGGACGCCGTCCGGCCGGCCGCCCCGGGCGACCAGGCGGACCCCCGAGGCCGCTGGCAACGCGCGCTCTACGAACTCGCCCGGCACCAACTCGACGACCTCGACGCGCACCTGGCCCAGTTACGGGACGGGCCCCCGCCCACGCCGGCCGTCCGCACCGCGCCCGCCGCACCGGCGGCCGACCGGCGCGAGTCTCTCCTCAGCCGGGTCGGCAGCGCCGAATGGAACCTGCTCACGGACGAGGCCCTCTGGTCCGAGGAGCTCTGCCGCATCCTCGGCCGCGACCCCGCCGCCCCCGCCCTCACCCTGGACGAACTGCCCTCGCTCGTCCTGGAGGAGGACCGGCCGAAGCTGACCTCGATGGTCACCGGCTGCCTGGTCGACGCCCGGCCCATCGACGGCGAGTTCCGCGTCGTCCGCCCGGACGGCGAGCCGCGCACCGTGCACATGATGGGCGAGCCCGTGCTCGACGCCGAGGGCGGCACCGCCTCCATGTGGGCGGTCCTGCGCGACGTCAGCGAACTGCGCCGCAGCCAGCGGGCGGTGCGCGAGAGCCGCGACTCCCTCCAGCGGCAGCGACAGCACGACCGGGCCGAGCAACGGCTCGCGGCCGAACTGCGCGAGGCGGTCCTGCCGTCCTGGCGCGGCCCGCTGAACCTGCCCGGCGGGAGCGACGGCTCCCTGGACCTCGCCGCCCGCCGGCTGCCCGCCGCGACGGCCGCGCCGTCCGGCGGCGACTGGTACGACGCCCTCGAACTGCCCGGCGGCCGCACGCTGCTCGGCGTCGGCGACCTCACCGGCCACGGCCCGGCCGTCACCTCCCACACCGCGATGCTGCTGGGCGCCCTGCGCGGCATGGCCATGGCGGGCACCGGGCCCGGCCAACTCCTGGCCTGGCTGAACCAGTTGCTGGACGCCACCGTCCAACCCGCCCTGGCCGGCGCCCTGTGCTGCCACTACCGGCCGGACACCCGCACCCTGACATGGGCGCAGGCCGGACACCCCGCCCCGTTGCTGTTCCGGGCCGGGACCGGGCGCCGGCTGGACGCGCCGCGGGGCGTACTCCTCGGGGCCGCCTCACGCGCCGTCTACGGGCAGGCCGAGGAGACCCTCGAAGAGGGCGACGTGCTCCTGCTGCACACCGAGAGCCTGTCCGCCGACCGCCTCCTCGGCCTCGCCCCCCGCCTGGACGGAGCGCGCACCGCACAGGACTGCCTGCGGACGGTCGTGGAGGAGTGCGGCGAGACCGGACGCGACCACGACGCCTGCGTGCTCGTCGCCCGCGTCGCCCGCTGACGGTCCACGGCGACCGGCCTGCGACGCCGACGTCCGGGACGGACCGCGCCCCGCTCACGCCCGGGCTTCGTCGCCGGGCCGCGCCCCCTTCTGCCTCGGCAGCGCCAGCCGGATCTCCTCGCGCAGTTCGCCGATCCGCGGGGAGTCGGCGTACTGCGCGGTGAGCCGGTACATCTGGCTCAGCCGGTCCCAGGTACGCCGGGAGGAGTTCGACCCCATCGACATCAGGGCCAGCCGTGCGAACCGGTCCGCCTGTTCGGGATCGTTGGCGATGAAACAGGCGGACGCCATGGACAGATGGTCGAAGATCTTGGACCGCTCCCGGCCGTCGACGCGCAGCGCGAGGGCCTTCTCCGCGTAGTACTGGGCGTGCGCGGCCGCCTGCGGCTCGAACTCGGCCAGCGTGCGGTAGGCCAGGGCCTGCATGCCGTACAGATCCTCGTCCTTGAAGGTCTGCATCCAGGACGGCGGGGTGACGTCGCCCCGGTCGGAGACGAACAGGTCCTCCGCCCGGCCCAGGGTGCGGCGCATGGCCTGCCCCTTGCCCATCGACGCCTGTGCCCAGGCCTCGATGGTGTGGAACATCGCCCGGGTGCGCGGCATCACGTCGTCGCCGGAACCGGACTGGGCCAGTTTCATCAGGTCCAGGGCGTCGTCGGGCCGTCCGAGATGGACCATCTGACGGGCCGCCCGGGACAGCGCCTCGCCGGCGCGCGGCCGGTCGCCGCCCTCACGGGCGGCATGGGCGGCGATGACGAAGTACTTCTGGGCCGTCGGCTCCAGACCGACGTCGTGCGACATCCAGCCCGCGAGGACCGCGAGGTTGGCGGCGACGCCCCACAGGCGCCGCTGGAGATGGGCGGGGTGACGGTAGGCGAGGATGCCGCCCACCTCGTTGAGCTGGCCCACGACGGCCTTGCGCTGGAGGCCGCCGCCGCGGGCCGCGTCCCAGGCCCGGAACACCTCGACGGACAGCTCCAGTTCGTCGACCTCCTCCGTTCCGATGGGAGCTGCCTCGTAGCGGTCGGATCCGGCCTGGTCGGCGTGGTGGAGGAGGGGGTGGTCGATGACAGGAGCGTCGGCGGAGAGCGTGGGGTCGGTGTGCAGCCACTCGTACATGGCACTGCTGAGTGCTGATCCCGCGGCGAGCGCGGCACCCGCGCCCACCAAGCCGCGTCGGTTGAGCATGAGGTCCATTCCCGTGAATTCGGTGAGGACCGCGGCAGTCCGTTCGGGCGCCCACGGCATGCCGTCGGGATGTTGCGCACTCCCGCCGCCCGGCCGCTTCCCGGTACGCCCGTGCCGGACCAGACCGAGGTCCTCCATGGTCACGACACGGCCGAGACGCTCGGTGAACAGGGCCGCCAGCACCCGCGGCACCGGATCGCGCGGGATCTCTCCCGTGTCGATCCATCGCCGCACCCGGGAGGTGTCGGTCGACAGCTGGGGGTGGCCCATGGCCGCCGCCTGCCGGTTGACCAGCCTCGCGAGTTCGCCCTTGGACCAGCCGGCCAGGCCGAACAGGTCCGCCAGGCGGGTGTTGGGTTGTCCGCTCACGTCAAGCCCCCAGGTTCTCGGCTGAGTTGACAGTAGCCCCGGGAAAGTTGCCGGGCGACTATTCGCCAGGGTTCGCCAGGGTTCGCCAGATGGTGTGCCACTGGCCGACGGGTGTCAGGTAGGAATGCGCCACCCCGACCCGGCCGCCGAGGGACATTCCCCAGGGTGTACCCGTGGAGGGCAGGTCGGGGCAGCGCATTGACGTCCGGCACACGAAGGGATCTGTTTCTCCCATGTACGCAGCATCGTCCTCCGTGTCCGCCCCGCCCCGGTCGCTGCACACCCGCCCGGGCGGCGGCGGCCCCTACCTGGACCCCGCACGGTCGGCGGGCCCCGCGCTCGGCGCGGGTCCGGTCCGCCGCCCCGCGGGGCTCGGCACGCAACCGCTCAGCGGAAGACTCGACCTGTCCGGCCCCCAGGGGGCCCAGCTGCGCACGGCGATCGCCGCGGTGCACCGGATCTGCCCGGAGTTCACCCCGGTCCAGGTGCTGCGCCGCAGCGGCCGCTCGGTCCTCCTGGTCGGCACGACGGGACGCAGCACGGCCGTCGCCAAGTGCTTACTGGACCACTCCCCCGTATGGGCGGAGCGCGTCCGGCACGAAATAGCCGCGTACCGCACGTTCGTCCGGCACCGCCCCCCCGTGCGGGCGCCGAGACTGATCGCGGCGGACCCGGACAACTGCACCCTGGTGATCGAGCGGATGCCGGGGCGGGTGGCGGCACTCCAGCGGCACCCCACCGAGGCCCCGCCGCGGGCCGACGTCCGCGCGGCGCTCGGCGCGATCTGCCGGCTCAACGCCTGGCGGCCGCCGGCCGGGACGTTCGACGCGCCCCTGGACTACGCGGCCCGCATCTCCCGCTACCACGAGCTGGGTCTGCTCACCGACCGCGACCTGGGCGACCTGCAGAAGCTGCTGCACGGCATCGCCGCGGGTGCGGGCCGGCAGGGCATGGGCCAGTTCTGCCACGGCGACGCCCTCCTGTCGAACATCCTCCTCTCACCGGCCGGTCCAGTGCTGGTGGACTGGGAGCACGCGGGCTGGTACCTGCCGGGCTACGACCTGGCGACGCTGTGGTCGGCGCTGGCCGACGCCCCGGTGGCGCGCCGTCAGATCAGTCAGATCGCCCAGTCGGCGGGACCCGCCGCACGGGACGCCTTCCTGGTGAACCTGATGCTGGTGCTGACCCGCGAGATCCGCACCTACGAGACCGCCGTGCAGCGTTCGATGCACGACGCGGTCCCGGCCGCGGGCCACCCGGGCGCGGTGCCGTCCGGCGAGGAACAGCGCCTGCTGCTGCGGCGGTTGCACGACGACTGCCAGCTGGCCCGCCGGGCCGTGCGCGCGGCGGTCGGCACCCGCTGACGGACCGAGGGGTCCGTGGCACGCCGTGGACGCGGCGGGCCGCGGGCCCCTCTTCCGCGCGCTCGGGCGGTGTCTTGACGGGGGAAATGCCCTGTTTGCGGTCATGATTGACGGGTTGTCGACAAGGCGGAACCGCTCGGGCCCCACCGGGCCCGCGCTCCGCCGCCCGCCCGTCCCCAGGAGACCGCAGTGCGAGAACCCGTCACTCCCCCCGGATCCCGCAGACGTTCCCGCAGAGCCGCAGGCGCCATGGCGTCGGCGGCTCTGCTGCTCCCGCTGTGCGCGGCGTCCCCCGCCGGCGCCGCGGACCCCCGGCCCGCCCCGGCGACCGGCCTGCAACGGGCCTTCGCCGCCGCGGCCGCCGAGTCCCACGTGCCGCAGAGCGTGCTGCTGGGCGTCTCCTACCTCCAGTCGCGCTGGGACGCGCACGCGGGGGCGCCGAGCGTGACCGGCGGCTACGGCCCGATGCACCTCACCGACGCCCGTACGGCGCTCACGGCGGCCTCGCCGCGCGGCCGCAGCGCCCGTGACATGCGGGGCGACTCCGTCCGGCCGACGCGGCGTCCGGCGCGGTTCCCGGACGTCCGGGTCCCCTCGGACGCGCAGCTGCCGGCCCGGCTGAAGACGCTGCCGAAGGCGGCGCGGCTGACGGGCCTGAGCCCCGCGGCCCTGCGCACGGACCCGGCGGCCAACATCGCGGGCGGCGCGGCGCTCCTCGCCGCCGCCCAGCGCGCGCTGGGCGAGCCGCTCAGCGCCGACCCGGCGGACTGGTACGGCGCGGTGGCGCGCTTCACGGGCGCGGACGACACCGCGACGGCCGCCGCCTACGCCGACGACGTCTACAGGGTGCTCCGCAGCGGCGAGGCGCGCACCACGGACGCCGGCCAGACGGTCGCCCTGGCCGCGCGGCCGGACCTGGTCCCGCGGACGGCCCCGCTGCACGGGGCCGGTCTGCGCACGCTCGCCGCGGCCGACGCCGAGTGCCCGGCGACGGTGTCCTGCGAGTGGATCCCGGCGCCGCACGAGCGGTTCGGCGCGGACGACTACGGCAACCACGACCTGGCCGACCGGCCCGCCTCGCCCCCCGTCAGGTACATCGTCGTGCACGACACCGAGGGCGGCTGGGACGGCGTGCTGTCCTCGGTCCAGGACCCGACGTACGTGTCCTGGAACTACTCGCTGCGCTCCACCGACGGTCACATCGCCCAGCACGTCAAGGCGAAGGACGTGGCGTGGCACGCGGGCAACTGGTACGTCAACTCCACGTCGGTGGGCCTGGAGCACGAGGGCTTCCTCGCCCGGCCCGACGCCTGGTTCACGGAGTCCATGTACCGGGCCTCGGCGCGCCTGGTGACCTACCTGGCCGGCAAGTACGGCGTCCCGCTGGACCGGCAGCACATCCTGGGCCACGACAACGTGCCCGGCCCCAGCTCCGCGAACATCCCCGGGATGCACACCGATCCCGGCCCGTTCTGGGACTGGCGCCACTACTTCGAGCTGCTGGGCCGGCCGTTCGAGGCGACGCCCGCCGGCGAGGGGGCCATGGTGACGATCCGGCCCGACTACGCCGCCAACCGGCCTGCCTACACGGACTGCGGCGGCCAGGGCGTGGCGTGCGCGGCGCACGGTTCCGGCGACGTGCGGCTGTACTCCGACCATGACGAGAAGTCGGCCCTGGTGAAGGACGTCGGCGACGGCTCGGCGCCCACGACGGGCGTGAACGACGTCTCCTCACGGGCGTCGACCGGCCAGCAGTACGCGGTCGCCGACCGGTGGGGCGACTGGACGGCGATCTGGTACCTCGGCCGCAAGGCGTGGTTCCGCAACCCCGCCGACCGGCCGGCCGCCGTGCCCGCGACGGGCCGGGTGGTCACCCCGAAGGAGGGCCGCGACAGCGTGCCCGTGTACGGCAGGGCCTACCCCGAGGCGGGGGCCTATCCGGCGGGCGTGCCGGTCCAGGCGCTCTCGCCGCTGCCGTACACCCTGCCCAAGGGGCAGAAGTACGTGGCCGGGGACGAGGTGCCGGGCGAGTACTACTACGCGGTCACCTTCGACGGCGCCCCGCACCGGCTGGTCACCGGGGCCGAGCGGTACTACGAGATCCAGTACGGCCACCGGGTGGCGTTCGTGCGCGCCTCGGACGTGACGGTGGGCCCGGCGACGTAGCGCCTGTCGCCCGGACCGGCGCGGGGCGGGCCTCAGCCCTGCTGGAAGAGCTCCGCCGGGAGCGGCTTCAGCAGGGCGTACAGGTCGTCGGTGATGGGACGGTCCCAGGCGGCGATGGTCACCAGGACGTTGTCGCTGCGGTCGAACTGCACGCAGGAGATCCGCCCTTCGGAGAGCTTGAGACGGCGCACGATCAGCAGGTTGTCGCCCTGCATCACCGGCATGTCCTCGGTGCCGACGACGGTCACCTCCTCGTCGTTCTCCAGGGCGAGCAGGAGCTGCGCGACCTCGAAGGGCACCTCGCCCTCCTCCACCTCACGGGCCGGGGACCCCTCGGGCAGGTTGCCGATGATCATGGCGGGGCCGCGGCCGCCGAAGAGGTCGTAGCGCAGGAACACGCCCTGGCAGCTGCCGTCGGGCGCGGGCAGGAGGCCGGCGCCCAGGTTGCCGGGCCAGTCGCCCGGGTCCATGGCCAGGACGTCGAAGTCGGGCCCGGCGGGCGTGGCGCTGCGGCGGCGGAGGAACGACATGCGGCCATGGTACGTGGCCGGAGCCCTCCGGTGGCGCGTGGGCGGGACGCGTCCCGCGGCGCGCGAGCCGGTGCGCGCGCCACCGGCCGCGGCGCTCCCCCCGCCTCCGCGGGCCCGGCCCCGCACGGACGTCGCCGCACCCCCGCCCGGCGTCCGGGCGGCCGCGTCGGCGCCGTGCCGCGGGTGGTCAGGTCAGGTCGAACTCTCCCGCCCGCGCCTCCGACACGAACGCGCCCCACTCGGCGGGTGTGAAGATCAGGGAGGGGCTCTGGGGGCTGCCGCTGTTGCGCATCGCGATGAACCCCTCGACGAAGGCGATCTGGACATCCCCCCGCCCCCGGCTGCTGGACTGCCACTCGGCGTTGCTGAGGTCCAGCTCCGGCTTGTCCCAGCCCGTGAGCGGCTGCTGCTGGATGGTGCTCTCGGCCACGTCCGTGCTCCTCCCGGTTCGTCGTCCGCGGGCCAGCCTAGCGATCGGTCCCGGACGCCGACAGAGCACGCGAGGGGGTGACCTTTCAGGACATCGGCGGCCGGTCCCCCACCAGCCACATGGAGAAGAACTGCGAACCGCCGCCGTAGGCGTGGCCCAGCACCCTGCGGGCCCGCTCCAGCTGGTGTTCCCCGGCCTGCCCGCGTACCTGGAGGGCGGCCTCCGCGAAGCGGATCATGCCGGAGGCGCCGATCGGATTGGTGGACAGGACACCGCCCGACATGTTGACGGGCAGGTCGCCGTCCAGCTCGGTGACCCCGGCCTCGGTGAGCTTCCAGCCCTCCCCCTCGGCGGCGAAGCCGAGGTTCTCCAGCCACATCGGCTCGTACCAGGAGAACGGCACGTACATCTCGACGGCGTCGATGTCGCGGCGCGGGTCGGTGATCCCGGCCTGGCGGTAGACGTCGGCGGCGCAGTCCTTGCCGGCCTGCGGCGAGACGGCGTCCTTGCCGGCGAAGAGGGTCGGTTCGCTGCGCATCGCGCCGCCGAGCACCCAGGCGGGCGGGCGGGGTGCGCGGGCGGCGCCGGCCCGGTCGGTGAGCACCATCGCGCAGGCCCCGTCGGAGGAGGGGCAGGTCTCGGAGTAGCGGACGGGGTCCCAGAGCATGGGCGAGGCCTGGACCTTCGCCAGCGTGATGTCGTGCTCGTGGAGGTGGGCGTAGGGGTTCTTCAGCGCGTTGCGGCGGTCCTTGTACGCCACGAGCGAGCCGACGGTGTCGGGGGCGCCGCTGCGCCGCATGTACGCGCGCACGTGCGGGGCGAAGAAGCCGCCGGCTCCGGCGAGCAGGGGCTGCTGGAAGGGAATGGGCAGGGACAGTCCCCACATGGCGTTGGACTCGGACTGCTTCTCGAAGGCCAGGGTGAGCACGGTGCCGTGGACGCGGGCGGCGACCAGGTTCGCGGCGACCAGGGCGGTGGATCCGCCGACCGAGCCGGCCGTGTGCACGCGCAGGATCGGCTTGCCCACCGCGCCGAGCGCGTCGGCGAGGTACAGCTCGGGCATCATGACGCCCTCGAAGAAGTCGGGGGCCTTGCCGATGACGACGGCGTCGACATCGGTCCAGGACAGCTCGGCGTCGTCGAGGGCGCGCCGGGCCGCCTCGCGGACCAGTCCGGCCATCGAGACGTCCCGGCGGGCCGCGACGTGCTTGGTCTGGCCGATGCCGACGACGGCCACGGGCTCCTTGCTCATCGCGGTTCCCCTTCGAGTACGGCGACCAGGTTCTGCTGGAGGCACGGGCCGGAGGTGGCGTGGGCGAGGGCGCGGTCGGAGTCGCCCCGGTGGATGCGGGCGGCGGCCTCGCCGATGCGGATCAGTCCGGCGGCCATCACGGGGTTGGCGGCGAGCGCGCCGCCGGACAGGTTCACGCGGACGCTGTCGTCCAGCCGCAGCGCCTTGCGCAGGACGACCTCCTGCGAGCTGAACGGCGCGTGCAGTTCGGCGGTGTCGACGGGCCGGTCGAACGCGCCCGCGCGTTGCGCGGCGAGGCGGGTGGAGGGCGAGTCGGTCAGGTCGCGCACGCCGAGCGAGTGGGCCTCGACGCGGTGGTCGACGCCCCGGATCCAGGCGGGGCGCGAGCACAGCTCGCGGGCCCGTTCGCCCGCCGCGAGGACGACGGCGGCGGCCCCGTCGCCGACCGGCGGGCAGTCCCCGGTGCGCAGCGGCCGTACCGCGTAGTCGCCCTGCGGGACGGAACCGCGCAGCTGGGCGTGGGAGTTGAGGGTGGCGGTGCGCCGGCTGCGGGCGCCGATCGCGGCGAGGGCCGGCTCGTCGGTGTCGCCGGCGTCGATCAGCGCCTGCGCCTGGAGTGCGGCGAGGGCGACGGAGTCGGGCCACAGGGGGGCGACGTAGTACGGGTCGAGCTGGCGGGTGAGGACGTCGCGCAGGGAGCCGGGCGAGGACTTGCCGTAGGAGTAGACGAGGGCGGTGTCGGCGTCGCCGGTGAGCAGTTTGGTCCATGCCTCGTACAGGGCCCAGGCGCCGTCCATCTCCACGTGGGACTCGGAGATGGGGGGCCAGGCGCCGACGCCGTCGAGGGCGAGGGTGAAGGAGAAGGCGCGGCCGGCGAGGTAGTCGCTGGAGCCGGAGCAGGTGAAGTCGATGTCGGCGGTCTTCAGGCCGGTCCGCTCGAGGACGCTGTGCAGGACCGGCATGAGCATCTCGACCTCGGAGAGCTCGTCGGTGGTGCGCGCGACGTCGGTCTGGGCGAAGGCCACCACCGCGACGTCGCGGCGGCCGGGGGGTTCCTCGCGGGTCACAGCAGCTCCTTGTAGACGTCGTAGTCCGCGTCCGGTTCGCCGGTGGGCCGGTAGTGGTCGGGGTGGCGGGCGCCTTCCGTCCAGACGGGTTCGACGCGCAGGCCCATGCGGACCTGGTCGTAGGGGATGCCGCCGATGCGTCCGTGCAGGGCGAGGTCGGCGCCGTCGAGGGCGATGTGGGCGTAGACGTAGGGCACCTCGATGTCGAGGTTCTTCGCCTTGATGTTGACGATGCAGAAGGTGGTGACGGTCCCGCGCGGTCCCACCTCGACCCGTTCCGCGGTCGGGACGCCGCAGGTGGGGCAGGCCCCGCGGGGCGGGACGTACACCTTGCGGCAGGAGGGGCAGCGTTCGCCGACCGTGCGCCGGGCGGACAGGCCGGCGATGTAGGCGGACTGGGCGCGGCCGGGCGAGTAGGTGTAGTCGAGGCGGGCGGGGGCGACGATGCCGGTGACCGGGTCGTGCGCGAGGGCGTCGAGCCCGCCGCCGGGGGGCTCGGGTTCGCCGGTGTGGGGTTCGAAGCAGGCGATGTCGGTGATGGCGCCGACGCGTTCCGCGGCCCAGCGGATCCGGACGCGCATGCCGGTGCGGACGGCGTCGGGGCCGGGGGCGTCGAGGGCGTGCAGGAGGGCGGTGTCGGCGCCGTCGAGGCGGACCAGGACCCAGGCGAACGGGGTGGCGAGGGGCTGTCCGCGGCGGGGGGCGTGGTTCCAGGCCCAGGTGGTGACGGTGCCGGTGGGCGCGACCGGGACGAGGTCGTGGATCTCCTCGGCGGTCACGGGGTCGTATTCGACGGGCGGGACGAGGGTGCGGCCGTCGCCGGTGCGCACGCCGAGGACGACGCGCTCGCGCAGCCCGGTCAGGAAGGCGCTCTGCACGGGGCCGAGGGACCGGGTGAACGGGAACTCGACGACCAGGGGTGCTTTCAGGACTTCGGGCATCGGGGCTGCCTCCTAGGGGGCCGACGTCGAGGGAGGGCGCGCCCGGTGGCGGGCGCGGGGCGGTCGGCTGTGCGGTCGCGGCGCGTCGGCCCGGCGGTCACGACGGCCTCGCGGGGCGCGTGAGGGCCCGCGCCTTGTGCCCGGCCGGTTTCATGCGCGCCGGTAGCGGGGCGGGCGCTTCTCCGCGAAGGCGCGGGCGCCCTCCTTGGCGTCGGCGGTGTCGAAGACGGGCCAGCCGCGGGCGAGTTCGGCGGCGAGGCCGTCGGTCTCGGTGAGTTCGGCGCTCTCGTACACGGACGCCTTGACGGCCTCGACGGCGAGCGGAGCGCAGGAGTTGACGCGGTCGGCGATCTCCAGGGCCTTCTCGAGGGCCGTTCCCTCCGGTACGACATGGCCGATCAGGCCGATGTCCGCGGCCTCCCGGGCGCTGTACGGGCGTCCGGTGAGCAGCATCTCCAGGGCGTGGGTGCGCGGGATCTGCCGTGGCAGCCGCACGGTGGAGCCGCCGATCGGGAAGAGTCCGCGCCGGACCTCGAAGAGGCCGAAGGTGGCGGAGTCGCCGGCGACGCGGATGTCGGTGCCCTGGAGCATCTCGGTGCCGCCCGCGACGCAGTGGCCCTCGACGGCGGCGATCACCGGCTTGCGCGGGCGGTGGTGGCGCAGCATCGCCTTCCAGTGCAGGTCGGGGTCGGCCTTGAGCCGGTGGCGGTACTGCTCGCCCTCCATGCCCTGTCCCGCCAGGGCCTTGAGGTCCATGCCGGCGCAGAAGGAGCCGCCCGCGCCGGTGAGGACGACGGAGCGGACCGAGTCGTCCTCGTCGGCCTCCAGCCAGCCGTCGTACAGGCCGACGAGCATGGCGAGCGAGAGCGCGTTCCTGGCCTGCGGCCGGTTGAGCGTGAGCACGAGCGTGGCGCCCTCGCGTCGCACGGTGAGGTGTTCGGTACCGCCCATGGCACATCTCCCCTCGGAAAGAACGAGAACAGGTTGCAGTAGGCGTGACGGCAGTTCAAGGGTTTTCTGACAGACAGTCAGATTTCTTGGCGCGGGCCCTTCCCACTTACCGCCCCCTTTGCTCTGATGACCGGCGAACCGTACGGGAACCCGGCCCCGGTCAGGAGGAACGGTGGAGTACAACCTTGCCGACCTGTTCGAGTCGGTCGTCGACGTGGCGGCGGACCGCGAGGCGCTCGTGTACGTCGACCACCCCGGCACGGGCGCGGAGCGCCGGCTGACGTACGCGCAGCTCGACGCGGCGGCCAACCGCATCGGACACCACCTCCTCGACAGCGGCCTGCGCCCCGGCGAGCATCTCGGACTGCATCTCTACAACGGCGTGGAGTACCTACAGACGGTGCTCGGCTGCCTGAAGGCGCGCATCGTCCCCGTCAACGTCAACTACCGCTACGTAGAAGAGGAGTTGGTCTACCTCTACCGGGACGCGGATCTGGCGGCGCTGGTCTTCGACGCCGAGTTCGCCGACCGGGTGGCGGCCGCGCTGCCCCAGACGCCGGCCCTGCGGCACCTGATCCGGGTCGACCCGCCGACCGAGGGCGCCGCCTCCGTCGAAGGCACCAACTCGGCCGACGGCGTCATCCCGTTCGCGCGGGCCGAGGCGGGCGGCTCGCCCGGACGCGTGTTCCCGGCCCGCTCGGGCGACGACCAGTTCATCATCTACACCGGCGGCACGACCGGCATGCCCAAGGGCGTGATGTGGCGTCAGGAGGACCTGTTCTTCTCGGGGCTGGGCGGCGGCTCACCCACGGGCGAGCCGGTGCGGAAGCCCGAGGAGCTCGCCGAGCGGGTCGCCGCCGGCGGCACGGGCATCACCTTCTTCCCGACCCCGCCGCTCATGCACGGCACCTCCACGCTCACCGCGTTCATCGGCTTCAACTTCGGCCAGCGCGTCGTGATCCACCGCAAGTTCGCGCCCGAGGAAGTGCTGCGGACCGTCGAGAGGGAGAAGGTCACCAGCATCTCCCTGGTGGGCGACGCGATGCTGCGGCCGCTCATCGACGCCCTGGAAGGACCCCTGAAGGGCACCGACTGCTCGTCGGTGTTCAGCGTCTCCTCGTCCGGGGCGATCATGTCGGACACGGTCCGCCGCCAGTTCCGGTCGCTGATGCCGAACGCGATGCTGCTGAACAACTTCGGCTCCTCGGAGTCCGGCTTCAACGGCACGGCGACGGAGGACTCCGGGCCCGACCGGGGCTTCCGCGTCCGGGTCAACGCCCGTACCCGGGTGGTCGACC encodes:
- a CDS encoding SsgA family sporulation/cell division regulator encodes the protein MDITLEQAVHARLITAEDQELPVPATLRYDSAEPFAVHVDFPPEVSLEGEPVTWTFGRGLLERGVSGPAGTGDVRIWPCGPDLTVMEFHSPLGLALLQFDTGALRRFLLRSYAVVAAGREDVTAAVDRGLQALLGNV
- a CDS encoding PP2C family protein-serine/threonine phosphatase, whose protein sequence is MPPHVSADRSAAQPPGRGPVDALITQTRRLKGDMDAVRPAAPGDQADPRGRWQRALYELARHQLDDLDAHLAQLRDGPPPTPAVRTAPAAPAADRRESLLSRVGSAEWNLLTDEALWSEELCRILGRDPAAPALTLDELPSLVLEEDRPKLTSMVTGCLVDARPIDGEFRVVRPDGEPRTVHMMGEPVLDAEGGTASMWAVLRDVSELRRSQRAVRESRDSLQRQRQHDRAEQRLAAELREAVLPSWRGPLNLPGGSDGSLDLAARRLPAATAAPSGGDWYDALELPGGRTLLGVGDLTGHGPAVTSHTAMLLGALRGMAMAGTGPGQLLAWLNQLLDATVQPALAGALCCHYRPDTRTLTWAQAGHPAPLLFRAGTGRRLDAPRGVLLGAASRAVYGQAEETLEEGDVLLLHTESLSADRLLGLAPRLDGARTAQDCLRTVVEECGETGRDHDACVLVARVAR
- a CDS encoding DNA-binding protein NsdB, which produces MSGQPNTRLADLFGLAGWSKGELARLVNRQAAAMGHPQLSTDTSRVRRWIDTGEIPRDPVPRVLAALFTERLGRVVTMEDLGLVRHGRTGKRPGGGSAQHPDGMPWAPERTAAVLTEFTGMDLMLNRRGLVGAGAALAAGSALSSAMYEWLHTDPTLSADAPVIDHPLLHHADQAGSDRYEAAPIGTEEVDELELSVEVFRAWDAARGGGLQRKAVVGQLNEVGGILAYRHPAHLQRRLWGVAANLAVLAGWMSHDVGLEPTAQKYFVIAAHAAREGGDRPRAGEALSRAARQMVHLGRPDDALDLMKLAQSGSGDDVMPRTRAMFHTIEAWAQASMGKGQAMRRTLGRAEDLFVSDRGDVTPPSWMQTFKDEDLYGMQALAYRTLAEFEPQAAAHAQYYAEKALALRVDGRERSKIFDHLSMASACFIANDPEQADRFARLALMSMGSNSSRRTWDRLSQMYRLTAQYADSPRIGELREEIRLALPRQKGARPGDEARA
- a CDS encoding aminoglycoside phosphotransferase family protein; amino-acid sequence: MYAASSSVSAPPRSLHTRPGGGGPYLDPARSAGPALGAGPVRRPAGLGTQPLSGRLDLSGPQGAQLRTAIAAVHRICPEFTPVQVLRRSGRSVLLVGTTGRSTAVAKCLLDHSPVWAERVRHEIAAYRTFVRHRPPVRAPRLIAADPDNCTLVIERMPGRVAALQRHPTEAPPRADVRAALGAICRLNAWRPPAGTFDAPLDYAARISRYHELGLLTDRDLGDLQKLLHGIAAGAGRQGMGQFCHGDALLSNILLSPAGPVLVDWEHAGWYLPGYDLATLWSALADAPVARRQISQIAQSAGPAARDAFLVNLMLVLTREIRTYETAVQRSMHDAVPAAGHPGAVPSGEEQRLLLRRLHDDCQLARRAVRAAVGTR
- a CDS encoding N-acetylmuramoyl-L-alanine amidase, encoding MASAALLLPLCAASPAGAADPRPAPATGLQRAFAAAAAESHVPQSVLLGVSYLQSRWDAHAGAPSVTGGYGPMHLTDARTALTAASPRGRSARDMRGDSVRPTRRPARFPDVRVPSDAQLPARLKTLPKAARLTGLSPAALRTDPAANIAGGAALLAAAQRALGEPLSADPADWYGAVARFTGADDTATAAAYADDVYRVLRSGEARTTDAGQTVALAARPDLVPRTAPLHGAGLRTLAAADAECPATVSCEWIPAPHERFGADDYGNHDLADRPASPPVRYIVVHDTEGGWDGVLSSVQDPTYVSWNYSLRSTDGHIAQHVKAKDVAWHAGNWYVNSTSVGLEHEGFLARPDAWFTESMYRASARLVTYLAGKYGVPLDRQHILGHDNVPGPSSANIPGMHTDPGPFWDWRHYFELLGRPFEATPAGEGAMVTIRPDYAANRPAYTDCGGQGVACAAHGSGDVRLYSDHDEKSALVKDVGDGSAPTTGVNDVSSRASTGQQYAVADRWGDWTAIWYLGRKAWFRNPADRPAAVPATGRVVTPKEGRDSVPVYGRAYPEAGAYPAGVPVQALSPLPYTLPKGQKYVAGDEVPGEYYYAVTFDGAPHRLVTGAERYYEIQYGHRVAFVRASDVTVGPAT
- a CDS encoding DUF397 domain-containing protein gives rise to the protein MAESTIQQQPLTGWDKPELDLSNAEWQSSSRGRGDVQIAFVEGFIAMRNSGSPQSPSLIFTPAEWGAFVSEARAGEFDLT